One segment of Rhodopirellula baltica SH 1 DNA contains the following:
- a CDS encoding sigma-70 family RNA polymerase sigma factor, which translates to MFDPMMDDFDDVSAQSTDVVTGGFRKLPVDDSEDDNAVSVADAPEGEVQLDSPDELIALDESETWSDDPVRMYLTQMGEIPLLTRRQEIELAKRIEETRRRFRTKLLENHYVLVEAYKTLKKVYRGQLPFDRTVQVSVTDRLEKEQIIGRLPHNLKTLQTLLNRNRHDWKVAMSKSAPARRRAEAWRALARRRRRAVRLVEELGLRTQRIETRIGLLEKFSRRLDEIDELVRQQKRTKHGREVREQLLHERRQILTACQETPTSLRNRVKMLGSVYSDYQQAKRELSEGNLRLVVSIAKKYRNRGLSFLDLIQEGNAGLMRAVDKFEYRRGFKFCTYATWWIRQAITRAVADQSRTIRIPVHMVETMSRVRNVARQLLQELGREPSIEETARRADVTIEEARRVLTMSRFPISLDRPVGNSEDSQFGDLLPDGTAESPQIGATQEMLRQRITGVLKSLSYREREIIKLRYGLGDGYSYTLEEVGHIFKVTRERIRQIEAKAVRKLQQPSRSQDLVGFLD; encoded by the coding sequence TTGTTTGATCCGATGATGGATGATTTCGACGACGTTTCAGCACAAAGCACTGACGTGGTCACAGGAGGATTCCGCAAGTTACCAGTCGACGACAGCGAAGACGACAACGCGGTCAGCGTTGCCGATGCGCCCGAAGGCGAAGTCCAATTGGACAGCCCGGACGAACTGATTGCGCTCGATGAGTCGGAAACTTGGTCGGACGACCCTGTTCGAATGTACCTGACGCAAATGGGCGAGATCCCTTTGCTGACACGTCGTCAAGAAATCGAGTTGGCCAAACGTATCGAAGAAACTCGCCGCCGCTTCCGCACGAAGCTGCTCGAGAACCACTACGTATTGGTCGAAGCCTACAAGACGTTGAAGAAGGTTTACCGCGGCCAACTGCCGTTCGACCGAACCGTTCAGGTCAGCGTGACCGATCGTTTGGAAAAAGAACAGATCATTGGTCGTTTGCCACACAACCTGAAAACCCTGCAAACGTTGCTCAACCGCAACCGTCACGACTGGAAAGTCGCGATGAGCAAGAGTGCACCCGCCCGCCGTCGCGCGGAAGCTTGGCGTGCATTGGCTCGTCGCCGTCGTCGTGCGGTTCGTTTGGTCGAAGAACTCGGTCTGCGTACACAGCGCATCGAAACCCGAATCGGCTTGCTGGAGAAATTCTCTCGCCGACTCGACGAAATCGATGAGTTGGTGCGTCAGCAAAAACGTACCAAGCACGGCCGCGAAGTCCGTGAGCAATTGCTGCACGAGCGTCGTCAGATCCTGACCGCTTGCCAGGAAACGCCCACCTCGCTTCGCAATCGCGTGAAGATGTTGGGATCGGTTTACAGCGATTACCAACAAGCCAAACGTGAACTGAGCGAAGGCAACCTGCGCCTGGTCGTCTCGATCGCGAAAAAGTATCGCAACCGGGGACTGTCGTTCTTGGACCTGATCCAAGAAGGCAACGCCGGTTTGATGCGAGCGGTCGACAAGTTCGAATACCGTCGTGGTTTTAAGTTCTGCACCTACGCCACTTGGTGGATTCGCCAAGCGATCACCCGTGCCGTCGCGGATCAAAGCCGCACGATTCGGATTCCCGTTCACATGGTTGAAACCATGAGCCGTGTTCGCAACGTGGCTCGCCAGTTGTTGCAAGAACTTGGTCGCGAACCATCGATCGAAGAAACTGCTCGTCGTGCGGACGTCACCATCGAAGAAGCACGTCGTGTTTTGACAATGAGCCGTTTCCCAATCTCGTTGGATCGTCCCGTTGGCAACAGCGAAGACAGTCAATTCGGCGACCTGCTGCCCGATGGCACCGCAGAGAGCCCGCAGATTGGTGCGACCCAAGAAATGCTTCGTCAACGAATCACCGGCGTGCTGAAAAGCCTGTCCTATCGTGAACGCGAAATCATTAAACTGCGTTACGGTCTAGGCGATGGTTACAGCTACACGCTGGAAGAAGTCGGGCACATCTTCAAGGTGACCCGTGAACGAATTCGCCAAATCGAAGCCAAAGCGGTCCGCAAGCTGCAACAGCCCAGCCGCAGCCAAGATTTGGTTGGTTTCCTGGACTGA
- a CDS encoding class I SAM-dependent methyltransferase has translation MEVLEESIYDHPKYYDLVFGADIAAETQFILDCADNFLTRKPKLFFEPACGTGRLMASLNRKGHATCGLDLNEKAVKFCNQRLKRGGFKPTAIVADMCDFSPADFRSALGKAKTSKAEGPACVAFNTINSFRHVNSEAAARGHLRSMASMVRRGGIYLLGVHLTPTKVPPSETESWSARRGNLAINTHMWTINRDKKKRMERFGIRFDVHTPSRSFRINDELHLRSYTPAQMNRLIAADDQWECLATYDFAYDMDDRITVDASTEDVVYVLQNKG, from the coding sequence ATGGAAGTCCTCGAAGAATCGATCTACGACCATCCCAAGTACTACGACTTGGTCTTTGGAGCTGACATCGCCGCGGAGACGCAGTTCATCTTGGACTGCGCCGACAATTTTCTAACCCGCAAACCGAAGTTGTTCTTCGAGCCTGCGTGTGGGACAGGACGATTGATGGCTTCGCTGAACCGCAAAGGACATGCGACCTGTGGATTGGACCTGAACGAAAAAGCCGTCAAGTTCTGCAATCAGCGTTTGAAACGAGGTGGATTCAAACCAACCGCGATCGTCGCGGACATGTGCGACTTCTCACCCGCTGATTTTCGATCCGCACTCGGCAAAGCCAAAACGTCCAAAGCGGAAGGGCCAGCCTGCGTCGCGTTCAACACGATCAACAGTTTTCGGCACGTGAACTCCGAAGCCGCCGCTCGCGGGCATCTACGCAGTATGGCATCGATGGTTCGTCGCGGCGGGATCTACTTACTCGGTGTGCACCTGACACCCACAAAGGTTCCACCCAGCGAAACGGAATCATGGTCGGCGCGTCGCGGCAACTTGGCGATCAACACACACATGTGGACGATCAACCGCGACAAGAAGAAACGAATGGAGCGTTTCGGAATTCGCTTTGACGTGCACACCCCGAGTCGAAGTTTCCGCATCAACGATGAACTTCACTTGCGAAGTTACACACCGGCACAGATGAATCGGTTGATCGCGGCGGACGACCAATGGGAATGCTTGGCAACGTACGACTTTGCGTATGACATGGATGATCGCATCACCGTCGATGCGTCAACCGAAGACGTTGTTTACGTGCTGCAGAACAAGGGTTGA